From the genome of Salvelinus namaycush isolate Seneca chromosome 1, SaNama_1.0, whole genome shotgun sequence:
ctgccactgatccttttctccccctccctatgtgtttattgggcgcacctgttttgtatgaggggtaattagttgggcttatttaaTCAGCCGGCAttcacgtttctttgtgcgggattgtttgccTGTAAGTAGTGGTGTTGATTGTGTGCTACATGTTTTCTGGACTGAGTTCTTTtaccccgtgtctggggttggttatattgtacacccagtgtgttaatagggtggACTAGATGGtcagtgttcattaaagaacattttggatttggcacctgctgtttcctgcgtgttgactccacactctgacacccaggccttacaggtaggatagtcagttttacgagggtatgtttggcggcgtgagtgaaggaggctttgttgcgaaataggaagccgattctagatttaattttggattggagatgtttaatatgattctggaaggagagtttacagtctagccagacacctaggtatttgtagttgtccacatattctaagtcagaaacgtccagagtagtgatgctagtcgggcgggcgtgTGCAGGCAGCAAactgttgaaaagcatgcatttgcttttactagcggttaagagcagttggaggccacggaaggagtgttgtatggcattgaagctcgtttggaggttagttaacagtgtccaaagaagggccagatgtatacagaacggtgtcgtctgcatagaggtggatcagggaatcatccgcagcaagagcaacatcgttgatatatagagagaagagagttgacccgagaattgaaccctgtggcacccccatagactgccagaggtccggacaacaggccctccaatttgacacactgaactctgtctgagaagtagttggtgaaacaggagaggcagtcatttgagaaaccaaggctgttgagcctgctgataagaatacggtgattgacagagtcgaaagccttggccaggtcgatgaagacggctgcacagtaatgtctcttatcaacGGCGGTAAttatatcgtttagtaccttgtgCGTGGCTGAGTTGCACtagtgaccagctcggaaaccggattgcacagcggagaaggtacggtgggattcgaaatggtcagtgatctgtttattaacttggctttcgaagactttagaaaggcagggcaggatggttataggtctataacagtttgggtctagtgttaccccctttgaagaaggggatgactgcggcagctttccaatctttagggatctcggacgatacgaaagagttTGCAACAacggcggcggataattttagaaagagggtccagattatctagcctagctgatttgtacgggtccaggttttgcaactctttcagaacatctgctatctggatttgggtaaaggagaaatgggggaggcttgggcgagttgctgtggggagtgcagggctgttgaccagggtaggggtagccaggtggaaagcatggccagccgtagaaaaatgcttattgaaattcgattatagtggatttatcggtggtgacagtgtttcctagccacagtgcagtgggcagctgctcttattctccatggacttcagtgtcccaaaactttttggagtatgagctacaggatgcaaatttctgtttgaaaaagctagccttactGAGTGCGTGTATCCTTACTGagtgcgtgtattggttcctgacttccttgaaaagttgcatatcgcggggactattcgatgctagtgcagtccgccacaggatgtttttgtgctggtcgagggcagtcaggtctggagtgaaccaaaggctatatctgttcttagttctacattttttgaaaggggcatgcttatttaagatggtgaggaaattacttttaaagaacgaccaggcatcctcgactgacgggatgaggtcaatatccttccaggatacccgggccaggtcgattagaaaggcctgctcgtaaaagtgttttagggagcgtttgacagtgatgaggggtggttgtttgaccgtaGACCCATAGCAGATGCAGGCAATGATCattgagatcctgattgaaaacagcagaggtatattatccatgagggtgcccatgttcaCAGATTTAGgcttgtacctggtgggttccttgataatttgtgtgagattgagggtatctagcttagattgtaggacggccggggtgttaagcatatcccagtttaggtcacctaacagaacgaactcttaagacagatggggggcaatcaattcacatatggtgtccagggcacagctgggggcagaggggggGGTCTATAAACAGCAGATCCAGTGAAGGATGGCAATACtggacaatattttgtatcaagtctggcCAAATGTgctgaattggtcaattgatacattttcaagtacataactattgagaacatacaaaaatgatatggtaatacacactcccaggaatgtcatacatgatctATCATTAGCTTATACACATCTAGATGGCCAGGCAGGGTGGGTGGGGTGCCAGAGgtagcaggggttcaaactgtagaacccagtccCTAAATTTGATTATAAAAATGGatattatcaaacaaaactatgttacattttatctctgggaccctgaGGATGACAAAttagagcaagattactgaagtAAATGTATTTaccagaggtgaatgtatcaaaccagttgccataagagttttgttgttgtgcactctcaaacaataacatggtattttttcactgtaatagctacgataattggacagtgcagttagattaacaagaacttAAGCTTTTTGCCCacataagacatgtctatgtcctggaaagtttgccGTTACCGCACGTTAGCTCAAGTATAGGGACACCCATCCTGTAGAGCTTAAATTGAGGAGGAAGTTTCTCTTAACTAAATGGCTACTCCCTACATCCAGCTCAGCTGGACGTAGGGAATATAGGTTGACCTTTCAATCCTGGAACGACAGCCTCTTCCTCCTCAGGAGTTTGAGATGGCGGCATATACCCTCAAAGttacacagctgcaccattgagagcatctttaCTGGCTGTATCAcagcttggtacggcaactgcactacCCTTGATCTCACGGTGCGTAGTTCACTGTGGCCGAgctccatgccatccaggaccaatATATCAGGCGGTGCGAAAGGAAGGCCAGAAAAAAAAACGAAAAAAAACCTCCAGTCATCCAAACCATAGACTACGCTGTTACCACATGGCAAGCAGTATCAGAGcaacaccaacaggctcctgaacagcttccatAAGCCATAAGAGTGCTAAATATCTAACAAAATGGATACACAGACTATCTGTATTGATACCTTTCATTTTTGAGCCGACTCTACGCACACACTCGCGTCATTGGCTAACCcacatcctgatgcctagtcaccttagcCTTATACACATCTATCCCTAcaactccagtatccctgcacattgtaaatatggtattggaactgaccttGTATATAAAACAGTAGCTTACTTACTCGTGTTATTCATATTTAAATCTTTCGTGTTTTTTTTCCTATTATACTTTAGTAGACAATTTTTACTACAGTTATGAATTACTGCAATGTCGGgaaagaaaggcatttcactgtagttGTGCCCgtgacaataaaacttgaaactaagCCCTGTTGCTCTCACCATTGTGATTTGGTCCAAAATACTTGGTAGGAGGACCACTACTCACTGTTGCTGTGCAGCTTTCAGCTGCTCCACAGACTCGTCATAGCCCAGGGTCACCTTCTTCTCCAGCAGCTTGCGGTGGGTCTCCACAGACTCCATCTCAGCAGACCACTTCTGCTCCTCATGGGCAAtgtcctaaacacacacacggagagagggaTGTCATTTTTCTATTtgttaaaaaacacaatttaaccaCAGATGTGGATACaatacatttaaaataattgagtaaatttcaagcatttcactgtaaggactacaccggttgtattcggcgcatctgactaatacaatttgatttgaggagAACAAGAAAAGTTTCTTCCATTATGGTCCTTATAAGACAATGAGCTGTCTAGTAAAACCTTGGATGGACCAATGATGACACCAGTGATTCACATAGACACCACTTCCTGACCAATAAATGACTAGCCTGTAACATTATTTCAGATGGGTTTCTGCATACAATATTCAAACATTTGTAATATTGAAATTATAACGCACCTGCATGTCTTGTTCGAGCTGCTCGTCGAGCCTACGGATTTGCTCTCTCAGGTGTTTCAAGTCATTCGCTTTATCTGAAATATTGGAATTCACCTGAAAGAGAAAAAGATCCATgctcaaatgtatttttaaatggGACAAAACCTTCGTACTTCTAAGAAAAGCAGTGAAATGTCTCGGTACCTGTTCTATGGACTCCTCCAGGCTTAGTTTCATGTCTGTCAGTCGACTACACTCCTCGTCCACATCAGTGATCAGTTTCCTCAGTAGTTGCTGTAGAGAATAAGCCACAGAATTAGGTCCAGATACAACACACACCTGTTGTAATAAAGCCATTGTTCGATGAGAACTAAATCGACATACTTGAATCTGTGTTCTGCATTGAACCATGGTGGACGGTCCGTATTCTGTGGAGGGCCTGATCTCAAAGTCGTGGCCGCACGCGTTTTCGGCAGACACAGGGATGAGCTTCAGTTTGCGGGCAAGCTTGTGGTACTCGGCCAGCTTCACTTCGGCCTAAATCATTAGCAGTGGTTAAGACTGAGAAGACGGTTCAGCACTGGCTCATAGCTAgctagtcattaaaaaaaaaaaatacttattgAACCTTTGTTTACCAGACAGATGAGTATAGAATGCAGACGTATCAGGCCAGCATCCTATTCCTTACCGTCTCCTTGGCCTTGGCCAGAGCGATCTCCTCATTCCACATGTGCTGCTCGGCCTGCTCCAGGCTCTTGCTCAGGCTGTTGATGGTCTGCTGCAGCTCCCTCTTCTCCCAGTTGATCCTCTCAATGTCTGCGGGAGTGAACTTCTGGGTGGACAAGATGTGTTGGAGCCGGGACTCCTCCTGTTTTAGGGTCTCCACTTGCAGTCCTACACAGGACAAAAAAAGGCAGCGGGGGGCTTGTTAACGTTTCAGGATTTCCAGGAGAGTAGCAAtttttaaaacatatattttaatgGATTTTCATATTTCATTTAAACAGATAGAATGAGAGGATGAAGTGGGGACAGATAGAGAAATTATGTGTCAAAGGGTAGTAGACCACATATACAGACACTGTAGAAAGAGAAGTGTCCTGGAGGCTGCATCAATACCGCAAGACCAGCCAAGCCACGAGAGTAGCAATGTTTGGTCATGGTTTTTTACCCGATGCTTCCAGCTCCTCGACCAATCCAGAGGCTTTGTTCTCTAGGTTGGCTTTGAAAGATGCTTCCAGCTTCTCGGCCATTCCAGAGGCTTTGTTCTCCAGGTTGGCTTTGAAAGACTCCAGGTTACTGCGATAACTCTGCAGCTTCTGCAGGCCTGTCTGCAGTTTGACTTTCTCCGTTCTTTTGACCATCAATCGGTCCTGCTCCAAAGTGAATAAAATGGTTACAAATATATTGAATCAAACGGCTCTGTTCAAACGTAATTGGCACTTTTACGGCTCATCGACTGCTTAAACTAGGTGAGATGTGTACAATATTCAGTCGCAGTACATGGACAAATctataaatacagtgcattcggaaagtatattCAGACcacatctctgcaacactccaccaatcaggcctttatggtagagtggccagatggaagccactcctcagtaataggcacatgactgcccgcttggagtttgccaaaaggcacctaaaggactctcagaccaagagaaacaagattctctcgtctgatgaaaacaagattgaactctttggtctgaatgccaagcgtcacatttggaggaaacctggcaccattcctacggtgaagcatggtggtggctacatcatgctgtggggatgtttttcagcagcaggtacTGGGattcaggattgagggaaagattaacagagaaaagtacagcgtgatccttgatgaaaaccagctccaTAGCCCTCAGAACCTCAGAATGGGGCAAAGGTTCTCcattcaacaggacaacaaccctaagcacacagccaagacagcgcaggagtggcttcaggacaagtttctaaatgtccttgagtggcccagccagagcccagacttgaacccggtcatacatctctggagagacctgaaaatagctgtgcagcgatactCCCCATCCAACAGGATCTGGCACCTCTCATGTTTGACTTTGTTTGTTCCGGCACctacaacaaccacccgagtcactgcctgttcactccgctacCATCCggaagacgaggtcagtacaggtgcatcaaagctgggaccgggagactgaaaaacagcttctatctcaaggccatcagactgttaaacagccatcactaacacagagaggctgctgcctacatacagacttgaaatcattggccactttaataaatggatcaccagtcactttaataatgccactttaataatgtttacatatcttgcattactcatctcatatgtacatatacagtattttataccatctattgcatcttgcctatgccgctctgttgttgctcatccatatatttatatgtatatattcttattccattcctttacttagatttgtgtgtattaggtagttgttgtggaattgttagatattgttagatattgctgcacggtcagaactagaagcacaagcattttgctacactcacaataacatctgttaaccgtTACCTCTCGTGGCATgatttattaattaattaattaattaattatgaTTTATTAACTGTTTGCACTGTAGACATTCTAATAAACGGGATCAGAATTACATCAAGTTGCCTCCCAGAAAGACCATCATGTAAAAGCTTAGTGATCCTTCTATGTAATCATCCTATCCTGCCACACTGATTCCAGACCTGCTCTCTTATTTGTACATAGAGGTTATGGGGAGGGCCAGTGGGGTAAGTAACTGATCTTGACACAGGTCTTGGTAGTGGTGGTCAGCTTGTGAAGAGGTCCCTACATAATCACGTCACTTAGCCTAGTCTTTTCCCTACTGAATTTGAATCGTGGGAAAGCCAAACTAACAAACGATAAGAAAAGGTAGCCTACATTGATTTGGTTTATTTGAAGTTATATTTAGATATTTTTGATATTCATTCTGCTGCTACATTGATGTCTTGTAAATTAAATGAAAAATCGGGTCTTGTAAGCCCCACAACTGAGTATGTGTGCATATGACGGGTGTTCTACAGTGTCTTCTTAAAATGTTGCTGTACCTTGATGTCTAGAAAATTAGGCTCAATTATACTCAAGTATGTGGGCATACTGCAGTCTAAAATGCTTTGAATTAATTAGCACCTTGGAGAGTTCTGTCCGTTTTACCACCATAGATTGAAGGCTATTTAGCTGCTACTTTGTGTTTGACACTATTTTTCTCAATCTGTTCCGGTATCCCAGAGCCCCCTGGACAACCCCCTCAACCTGTCTCTGacccacactccagtacagtaggtggcggtaatgcaccataactttggatgccaaccgccgataAACTCttccgaagaagaagaagaagaagaagaagaccgTCCGTTTTGTTTAAATTTGCAGGcggaactttttttttttactctttaGTTATTTATGGTGAAACAGACGTTTCTAAACGGATTATTTCAAAATTATCGAAAATGGAAAGGTACGTATTTGTTTGAAAGACGTCTCATTGGGTTGTTGCATTTCATTTATAGCTAGAAATATTTAATTGTAATACCCCAGGCAAATTCTAAGAGACTATGTAAATTAACTTTAGTTAGTTGGCTAAATTAGTTGTAATTTAGCTTGTGTTTTTCAAGTCTAACAGTAGTTTTTAATTGTATGTTGCCCCAGTGGAATGTTTTTCGTTCAAAAATATAACTAGCCAACGTTATCACAAGAAATAAAGTAGGAAGTGTTTGCATGTGAAAGTGTCATGAAGGTGTACATTTTCCCCACTGATGTCGCGTTGCGTTTTTGAGAACATTAGCGGTAGGGTGACCACTTTTTAAAATACTCAAATGCGAGACAACAGGAAGATTTTACGGGACAGtgtagtttcaagttttaatgtcacatgcacaagtacagtgaaatgcttttctTGTAAACCCCAACAATGCAGTCATCGATAACAATGTAATACAAAAAATAAGAAGGTAGAAGAAAAACACACCAGATATATAACTATATCTACACTGTTTACAATTTTAGGGGATGGATACTGGCTCGTTAGAGGTAGATATGTTAAGGTGATTTATGCATCAggatatatagtaccagtcaagtttggacacgcctactcattcaagggtttttcttaatttttacttgttttcgacatagttgatgtcttcactattattctatgaaataacacattgaaacatgtagtaaccaaaaaattgttaaacaaatcaatataatttagatttgtttaaccctttgccttgacagctttgcacactcttggcgttctctcaaccagcttcatgaggtagtcacctgggatgcatttcaattaacaggtgtcttaagttcatttgtggaatttctttcctccttaatgcgttttagccattcggttgtgttgtgacaagataggggtgatTTACCAAGTAGGGTCATCTTCTgtataagaccaagtccatattatggcaagaacagctcaaataagcaagagaaatgacagtccatcattacttttaagacatggtcagtcaatcaggaacatttcaagaacttaaagtttcttcaggtgcagttgcaaaaaccatcaagcgctatgatgacactggctctcatgaggaccaccacaggaaaggaagacccaaagttacctctgctgcagaggataagttcatcagttaccagcctcagaaattgcagcccaaataaatgcttcatagagttcaagtaagacacttatcaacatcaactgctcagaggagactgtgtaaatcaggccttcattgtcgaatttctgcagagaaaccactactaagggacactaataataagaagagacttgcttgggccaagaagcacaagcaatgaacattagacaggtggaaatttgtcctctggtctgattttgtcaaaatttgagatttttggatacaaccgctgtgtctttgtgacgtaggtgaacggatgatcttcgcatgtgtggttcccaccgtgaagcatggaggaggtgtgacggAATGGGGtttctttgctggtgacactgtctgtaatttTATTTTTGAATTGAAGTCACACttgaccagcatggctaccacagcattctgcagcgatacgccatcccatctggtttgagctatcacttgtttttcaacaggacaatgacccaacacacctccaggctgtataagggatatttgaccaagaaggagcgtgatggagtgctgcatcagatgacctggcctccacaatcacctgacctcaacccaattgagatggtttggtattAGTttgatcgcagagtgaaggaaaaccagccaacaagtgttcagcatatgtgggaactccttcaagactggaaAAGCataccaggtgaagctggttgagaattccaagagtgtgcaaacctgtcatcaaggcaaagggtggctactctgaagaatctaaaatatattttgttttgtttaacacttttttggttactacatgattccatgtgttatttcatagttttgatgtcttcactattttacaatatagtaaaaataaagaaacccttgaatgagtaggtgtcaacttttgactggtactgtgtgtgtgtgtgatatatatatactCATAATATACTCTAAAtccaatccaagatggcgtagcagtgtagacgtgttttgtttcatcctctcgtgtacgtttgtatttttcgtattttttgtatatatttcaatttttatttcgattataccttccggtaacctacctcacccaatgtgatacggaatcgctattattttttaactttggaacacattcaagaacccccagtagctaaccagctaatcagctacaagctatttagtcatttttagccgctgctagcagcttttaccttatgcacagacaccagccctgttattagcctggatattactctccaatttaccagcatcggactgtctctccacaacaacgccggattcctgccgtaatccctgagccactacttctgatcctcacagctagcttgcagctagcaccactgccacgaagctagcaccagttagcaaacacaattctacaatacctctttcgccatcgccatccggcttggattctctgtcgacacgaccacgtctggtctgcagacgaataccccatccgctgtgccctcaatcggcctccgtctgagcagaccccctccgtctgagcagaccaccccccgggctactaactttaaacgccgcgtgctagcgtagtggcggcttccctgctccatctacggctgccccctggacactatgatcacttggctacatagctgatgcctgccggactgtccattaattcacggtgctccattctgtttatttgtgttttatttgtcggctctgtgttttaactcaggctctgtgtgtagttaatccgaccctctctgcctagtcgtcgccatttttacctgctgttgctgtgttagctgactagctgctgttatctcacctgttgttttagctagctctcccaatcaagacctgcaatcactttatgccttactgtatgtctctctcaaatatcaatatgccttgtatactgttgttcaggctagttatcattgtttttgtttgcaatggaccccgtagttccactctccgtacctctgatacctcctttgtcccacctcccacacatgcggtgacctcacccattgagaccagcatgtccagagatacaacctctcttatcatcacccagtgcctgggcttgcctccgctgtacccgtgccccaccatacccctgtctgcacattatgcccagaatctattctaccacgcccataaatctgctccttttattccttgtccccaacgctctaggcgaccagttttgatagcctttagccgcaccctcatcctactactcctctgttcctcgggtgatgtggaggtaaacccaggccctgcatgtccccaggcaccctcatttgttgacttctgtgatcgaaaaagccttggcctcatgcatgtcaacatcagaagcctcctccctaagtttgtcttactcaccgctttagcacactctgccaaccctgatgtccttgccgtgtctgaatcctggcttaggaaggccaccaaaaattctgagatttccatacccaactataacactttccgtcaagatagaactgccaaagggggaggagttgaaatctactgcagagatagcctgcaaagttatgtcatactttccaggtctatgcccaaacagttcgaacttctaattttaaaaattaatctctccagaaataagtctctcactgttgccgcctgctaccgacccccctcagctcccagctgtgccctggacaccatctgtgaattgatcgctccccatctagcttcagagtttgttctgttaggtgacctaaactgggatatgcttaacaccccggcagtcctacaatctaagctagatgccctcaatctcacacaaatcatcaaggaacccaccaggtacaaccctaaatccgtaaacatgggcacc
Proteins encoded in this window:
- the LOC120050197 gene encoding kinetochore protein NDC80 homolog, yielding MVKRTEKVKLQTGLQKLQSYRSNLESFKANLENKASGMAEKLEASFKANLENKASGLVEELEASGLQVETLKQEESRLQHILSTQKFTPADIERINWEKRELQQTINSLSKSLEQAEQHMWNEEIALAKAKETAEVKLAEYHKLARKLKLIPVSAENACGHDFEIRPSTEYGPSTMVQCRTQIQQLLRKLITDVDEECSRLTDMKLSLEESIEQVNSNISDKANDLKHLREQIRRLDEQLEQDMQDIAHEEQKWSAEMESVETHRKLLEKKVTLGYDESVEQLKAAQQQYHLVLQETNEEWRTVVNNLASVLTTAANHLSIVEKFLEDQHKRVDRVYTDAFREDEVDIQKMKDIMEGFIAKVNSM